A region of Triplophysa dalaica isolate WHDGS20190420 chromosome 18, ASM1584641v1, whole genome shotgun sequence DNA encodes the following proteins:
- the nudt18 gene encoding 8-oxo-dGDP phosphatase NUDT18: MDSWKDILEENVERILKGEGLEVKECDSARDQVQPVTLRKDVCYIVAAVIFNSKEEVLMVQEAKTECYGRWYLPAGRMEGGESILEALQREVKEEAGIDCQPVTILLVQEQGPQWVRFIFLAEVTGGSLKTTAEADGESLQAQWWDRESPLPLRGRDILSLIAAGLKYLQNPWFQALKPVDIPCQVICQRLLLTFVTSRSDSSEEDRLWLLLSNSKGEDARSHSHLPVEVSNKRCTVTWAVLRLVKECMSSSYSRLNVTMCGILGLQHNGRVLGKTDGICFNTLVFLEYSEEGPEIGGPPLLDGDCYRWQEVTNQRLRAKMLQRIKEGSVLPVHSL, from the exons ATGGACTCTTGGAAGGACATCTTGGAGGAGAATGTGGAGAGGATTTTAAAGGGTGAGGGACTGGAAGTGAAAGAGTGTGATTCGGCCAGAGATCAGGTGCAGCCGGTGACGCTGAGGAAAGATGTGTGTTACATTGTTGCTGCAGTTATCTTCAACTCAAAG GAGGAGGTGTTAATGGTGCAGGAGGCAAAAACAGAGTGTTATGGCAGATGGTACCTCCCTGCTGGTCGTATGGAGGGTGGTGAAAGCATTCTAGAGGCGCTACAGAGAGAGGTCAAAGAAGAGGCTGGAATAGACTGCCAGCCAGTCACAATCCTGCTGGTACAAGAACAAGGGCCACAGTGGGTTCGCTTCATCTTTCTTGCTGAAGTTACAG GGGGGTCTCTGAAGACGACAGCAGAGGCGGATGGAGAGTCGCTGCAAGCTCAGTGGTGGGATCGAGAGTCTCCGCTTCCTCTGCGAGGACGTGACATACTGTCCCTCATCGCCGCTGgattaaaatatcttcagaaTCCCTGGTTCCAAGCGTTAAAACCCGTTGACATACCATGTCAAGTTATTTGCCAAAGACTGCTTCTAACATTTGTCACTAGCAGAAGTGACAGCAGTGAGGAGGACCGCTTGTGGCTGTTGCTGAGCAACAGTAAAGGGGAAGATGCCAGGTCACATTCTCATCTTCCTGTTGAAGTATCAAATAAAAGGTGCACTGTCACATGGGCAGTACTTAGGTTGGTTAAGGAGTGCATGTCTTCATCATACAGCAGGCTAAACGTTACCATGTGTGGAATCCTGGGATTGCAGCACAACGGGCGTGTTCTTGGGAAAACAGATGGAATCTGCTTCAACACGCTTGTGTTTTTGGAATATTCAGAGGAAGGGCCGGAAATCGGCGGCCCGCCGCTGTTGGATGGTGACTGCTACAGATGGCAAGAGGTTACCAATCAGCGCCTGAGGGCGAAGATGCTACAGAGGATTAAAGAAGGGTCCGTTTTGCCTGTACACAGTCTATGA